From one Lycium ferocissimum isolate CSIRO_LF1 chromosome 7, AGI_CSIRO_Lferr_CH_V1, whole genome shotgun sequence genomic stretch:
- the LOC132065749 gene encoding polyadenylate-binding protein RBP47B' isoform X2 produces the protein MNPQQQPYHQPATLEEVRTLWIGDLPYWADESYLHSWFATTAEVLSIKVIRNKTTGQPEGYGFVEFSSHAVAERILQSYNGTQIPGTELTFRLNWASFGIGERRDAGPEHSIFVGDLAPDVTDYLLQETFRTHYPSVRGAKVVTDPNTGRSKGYGFVKFADETEQNRAMTEMNGMYCSTRPMRISAATPKKSNTIQPQYAVAKVYPPAVVYPPIVQTIPVDNDLTNTTVYVGNLDPNLTEEELRQVFLQFGEIVYVKIPASKGCGFVQFAARSSAEEAIQRMQGAVVGQQVVRVSWGRSPTAKQDSGLWGQPADPSQWSAYYGYGQGYDAYAYGATQDPSQYAYGAYAGYAQYPQQAEGAQDLSTMTGAPPVIEQREEQRDPLAMPDVDRLNNAYLAVHASTILGRPLWQRTSSFSQV, from the exons ATGAACCCCCAACAGCAGCCATACCACCAGCCTGCTACTCTTGAAGAAGTGCGTACTCTTTGGATTGGTGATTTGCCATATTGGGCTGATGAATCTTATCTCCATAGCTGGTTTGCTACCACTGCTGAg GTGCTTTCAATAAAAGTTATCCGCAACAAAACCACTGGCCAACCAGAGGGCTATGGGTTTGTGGAGTTTTCTTCCCATGCAGTTGCTGAGCGGATTTTGCAGTCGTATAATGGAACTCAAATACCGGGGACAGAGCTAACTTTTAGGTTAAATTGGGCATCATTTGGGATTGGTGAGCGTCGTGATGCTGGGCCAGAGCATTCTATATTTGTTGGAGATCTAGCACCTGATGTAACAGATTATCTACTACAAGAGACTTTTCGTACTCACTACCCGTCCGTTAGAGGAGCGAAGGTTGTTACTGATCCGAATACTGGCCGTTCAAAGGGGTATGGTTTTGTTAAATTTGCTGATGAGACAGAACAGAACCGTGCCATGACTGAAATGAATGGGATGTATTGCTCAACTAGGCCGATGCGCATTAGTGCAGCAACACCAAAAAAGTCAAACACTATCCAACCACAATATGCAGTAGCAAAAG TATATCCGCCTGCCGTCGTTTATCCTCCGATAGTGCAGACTATTCCTGTAGATAATGACTTGACTAATACAACA GTTTATGTTGGTAATCTGGACCCTAACTTAACTGAGGAGGAACTGAGACAAGTATTTTTGCAGTTTGGAGAAATTGTTTATGTCAAGATCCCTGCTTCCAAGGGCTGTGGTTTTGTGCAGTTTGCTGCCAG GTCATCTGCTGAAGAAGCAATCCAGAGAATGCAGGGTGCTGTGGTTGGTCAACAAGTTGTTCGTGTTTCTTGGGGTAGGAGTCCGACAGCTAAGCAG GACTCTGGTCTATGGGGTCAGCCTGCTGATCCGAGTCAATGGAGTGCTTATTATGGCTATGGACAAGGTTATGATGCCTATGCTTATGGAGCCACCCAGGATCCTTCACAATATGCATATGGTGCATATGCTGGTTATGCGCAATACCCTCAACAG GCTGAAGGTGCTCAGGATTTGTCTACAATGACTGGCGCTCCTCCAGTAATTGAACAAAGAGAAGAGCAGCGTGATCCTTTGGCTATGCCAGACGTTGACCG GCTAAATAATGCTTACCTTGCTGTCCATGCAAGCACAATCTTGGGCCGGCCATTGTGGCAGAGGACTTCATCGTTTTCACAAGTATAG
- the LOC132065749 gene encoding polyadenylate-binding protein RBP47B' isoform X1, whose protein sequence is MNPQQQPYHQPATLEEVRTLWIGDLPYWADESYLHSWFATTAEVLSIKVIRNKTTGQPEGYGFVEFSSHAVAERILQSYNGTQIPGTELTFRLNWASFGIGERRDAGPEHSIFVGDLAPDVTDYLLQETFRTHYPSVRGAKVVTDPNTGRSKGYGFVKFADETEQNRAMTEMNGMYCSTRPMRISAATPKKSNTIQPQYAVAKAVYPPAVVYPPIVQTIPVDNDLTNTTVYVGNLDPNLTEEELRQVFLQFGEIVYVKIPASKGCGFVQFAARSSAEEAIQRMQGAVVGQQVVRVSWGRSPTAKQDSGLWGQPADPSQWSAYYGYGQGYDAYAYGATQDPSQYAYGAYAGYAQYPQQAEGAQDLSTMTGAPPVIEQREEQRDPLAMPDVDRLNNAYLAVHASTILGRPLWQRTSSFSQV, encoded by the exons ATGAACCCCCAACAGCAGCCATACCACCAGCCTGCTACTCTTGAAGAAGTGCGTACTCTTTGGATTGGTGATTTGCCATATTGGGCTGATGAATCTTATCTCCATAGCTGGTTTGCTACCACTGCTGAg GTGCTTTCAATAAAAGTTATCCGCAACAAAACCACTGGCCAACCAGAGGGCTATGGGTTTGTGGAGTTTTCTTCCCATGCAGTTGCTGAGCGGATTTTGCAGTCGTATAATGGAACTCAAATACCGGGGACAGAGCTAACTTTTAGGTTAAATTGGGCATCATTTGGGATTGGTGAGCGTCGTGATGCTGGGCCAGAGCATTCTATATTTGTTGGAGATCTAGCACCTGATGTAACAGATTATCTACTACAAGAGACTTTTCGTACTCACTACCCGTCCGTTAGAGGAGCGAAGGTTGTTACTGATCCGAATACTGGCCGTTCAAAGGGGTATGGTTTTGTTAAATTTGCTGATGAGACAGAACAGAACCGTGCCATGACTGAAATGAATGGGATGTATTGCTCAACTAGGCCGATGCGCATTAGTGCAGCAACACCAAAAAAGTCAAACACTATCCAACCACAATATGCAGTAGCAAAAG CAGTATATCCGCCTGCCGTCGTTTATCCTCCGATAGTGCAGACTATTCCTGTAGATAATGACTTGACTAATACAACA GTTTATGTTGGTAATCTGGACCCTAACTTAACTGAGGAGGAACTGAGACAAGTATTTTTGCAGTTTGGAGAAATTGTTTATGTCAAGATCCCTGCTTCCAAGGGCTGTGGTTTTGTGCAGTTTGCTGCCAG GTCATCTGCTGAAGAAGCAATCCAGAGAATGCAGGGTGCTGTGGTTGGTCAACAAGTTGTTCGTGTTTCTTGGGGTAGGAGTCCGACAGCTAAGCAG GACTCTGGTCTATGGGGTCAGCCTGCTGATCCGAGTCAATGGAGTGCTTATTATGGCTATGGACAAGGTTATGATGCCTATGCTTATGGAGCCACCCAGGATCCTTCACAATATGCATATGGTGCATATGCTGGTTATGCGCAATACCCTCAACAG GCTGAAGGTGCTCAGGATTTGTCTACAATGACTGGCGCTCCTCCAGTAATTGAACAAAGAGAAGAGCAGCGTGATCCTTTGGCTATGCCAGACGTTGACCG GCTAAATAATGCTTACCTTGCTGTCCATGCAAGCACAATCTTGGGCCGGCCATTGTGGCAGAGGACTTCATCGTTTTCACAAGTATAG
- the LOC132062381 gene encoding F-box protein At3g07870-like, with protein MKHKSPKEELLPVGSSKGLFCLAEVSLHHDLFYINNPILEQYVVLPKALAKAEIFTLGHDETWRNLDVSSIQYYFRSCAITLGGTLHRIVGKYVCTILKTITQISTDLIVGFDIDEERFRTILLPSALENQKKETRLTSVGNCLCIVDYNENIFQIDVRRMKDNGVSESWTKTCIISSTWLKDYSFSSAPPMIGISEDDQDTFLISDLNNHCLISYNLKNNSWSKLEVHRYFFPFAYDPSFVSMKDVFRGSQLRILQI; from the exons ATGAAACACAAATCTCCCAAAGAAGAGCTATTGCCAGTAGGCTCTTCCAAAGGATTATTTTGTTTAGCTGAAGTTTCCCTTCATCATGATTTGttctacattaataatccaatACTAGAACAGTATGTTGTTCTCCCAAAAG CTCTAGCAAAAGCTGAGATCTTTACTCTCGGACATGATGAAACGTGGAGGAATTTGGATGTTTCTTCCATCCAGTACTATTTTCGGTCTTGTGCAATTACACTTGGTGGAACTCTTCACCGGATAGTTGGCAAATATGTATGCACAATCCTTAAAACAATAACACAGATTAGTACTGATCTTATAGTTGGATTTGACATCGACGAAGAGAGGTTCAGGACAATCCTTTTGCCCTCTGCCCtggaaaatcaaaagaaagaaacaaggcTAACAAGTGTTGGAAATTGTCTTTGTATAGTTGATTATAATGAGAATATATTTCAGATTGATGTACGGAGAATGAAAGACAATGGAGTTTCTGAGTCATGGACAAAAACCTGCATTATTTCGTCTACTTGGTTAAAAGATTATAGTTTTTCATCTGCTCCACCTATGATCGGAATATCAGAAGATGATCAAGACACCTTTTTGATATCAGATCTAAACAACCACTGTTTGATATCTTATAACTTGAAGAATAATAGTTGGAGTAAACTTGAGGTGCATAGATATTTCTTTCCATTTGCCTATGATCCCAGTTTTGTTTCGATGAAGGACGTTTTCAGAGGAAGTCAACTGAGGATACTCCAAATCTAG